From the Deltaproteobacteria bacterium genome, one window contains:
- a CDS encoding (2Fe-2S)-binding protein: protein MKGNKKRQSPAITRRGFLTTMGVGAAAMVTTGSFAAITSEKEKSMDPKEMTRIQLHINGRSHRLLVEPRWSLLFVLRERLGLTGTKIGCERGECGACTVLIDNLPRYACMVLAMEAEATEILTVEGLMQGEELGHVQQAFLEHDAFQCGYCTPGQIMAAEGLLRRNPDPSDSDIRQAGSGNLCRCGAYTHIFHAVKKAAELKRGES, encoded by the coding sequence ATGAAAGGAAATAAAAAACGGCAATCTCCGGCCATCACCCGTCGCGGCTTTCTTACCACCATGGGCGTAGGCGCGGCTGCGATGGTTACGACGGGCAGCTTTGCGGCCATAACCTCTGAAAAGGAAAAATCTATGGATCCCAAAGAAATGACCAGGATTCAACTGCATATCAACGGAAGGAGTCATCGGTTACTGGTGGAACCTCGATGGTCGCTGTTATTTGTGCTGCGCGAGCGCCTGGGATTGACCGGCACCAAAATAGGGTGTGAAAGAGGGGAATGCGGGGCCTGTACGGTGCTCATCGACAACCTGCCGCGATACGCCTGCATGGTTCTCGCAATGGAAGCCGAAGCCACTGAAATACTCACTGTAGAAGGGCTTATGCAGGGCGAAGAACTCGGGCATGTTCAACAGGCCTTTCTGGAGCACGATGCCTTTCAATGCGGTTATTGCACCCCCGGCCAGATCATGGCTGCCGAGGGCCTTCTGCGGCGAAATCCGGATCCATCCGATTCCGACATCCGCCAGGCCGGGAGCGGCAATCTTTGCCGTTGCGGTGCGTACACCCATATATTTCATGCCGTTAAGAAGGCGGCAGAACTTAAGCGAGGCGAATCATGA
- a CDS encoding xanthine dehydrogenase family protein molybdopterin-binding subunit, whose protein sequence is MKGQEKETYYTEGLHIPETPEPGEDPKPWGRTRLIGKSRPRTDGYERVSGSAVYPSDFSPPHLLYGAVLRCPYPHARVKHVNTSRAERMPGVRAIISAHTPEADVDWPYTKDMKTKLFDPHCRFEGETIAAVAAETPYQAWDAVQCIRVDYDILPFISDEQKALEPDAPGVHKNGNQVGPKESYARGDVEKGFAQADVVLEESYRTECEVQTPMELHGCVAYWDGGLLIINESTQGVYAVQSKVAQVIGLPLSKVRVIGRYMGGGFGSKLQPGKYTVIAALLARKTGRPVKLFLSREETFLCTGNRPPANMKLKAGVKKDGTLTALEFSVTGTGGAYPAGGTTLVDWLIRDLYTCPNVRTEATDVYINAGPARPFRAPGHPQGSWALEQMLDALAEAIEMDPVELRLKNIPSRSQARSNAPYTTTGLKECLEQGALAFHWKERKDQVKNAAPGDFLKKGVGMAACLWVAGGGGPPSTVIIKLFADGSVNLNMGASDIGTGTKTIMAMVVAEELNVETDMIQIEHADTGTTQYATPSGGSKTVPTEAPAVRAAAIDVKQQLLRMAAEDLKMDVSDLRFQKDMIVAEKDASQKIKIQDISTLKKRGVVVGIGYRGPNPEGKVVNPFAAQFCEVEVDTRTGEVRIMDFLGVNESGRVMDRLTYDNQVYGGITMGIGFAMTEMRILDARGTGKMVNRNWHDYKLPTALDVAPHMESLPIDLADPEANITGAKGLGEPVTIPTAAAIANAIYHATGVRITETPLNPVRLSMIFADRLEEK, encoded by the coding sequence ATGAAAGGGCAAGAAAAGGAGACATACTATACTGAGGGCCTTCATATCCCGGAAACCCCGGAGCCCGGAGAAGATCCCAAGCCATGGGGACGAACCAGGCTGATCGGTAAATCACGACCCCGCACGGACGGCTACGAACGGGTCAGCGGTTCGGCGGTCTATCCCTCTGATTTTTCTCCGCCACACCTGTTGTACGGCGCCGTTCTTCGGTGTCCTTATCCTCATGCCAGGGTCAAACACGTGAACACAAGCAGGGCGGAACGCATGCCCGGTGTCCGGGCAATCATCAGCGCCCACACGCCGGAGGCCGATGTGGATTGGCCTTACACCAAAGATATGAAGACAAAACTGTTTGATCCCCATTGTCGGTTCGAAGGGGAAACCATCGCGGCTGTGGCAGCTGAAACTCCTTATCAGGCATGGGATGCCGTGCAGTGCATCCGTGTGGATTATGACATTCTTCCCTTTATTTCAGATGAGCAAAAGGCCCTGGAACCCGATGCCCCGGGGGTGCACAAAAACGGCAATCAAGTCGGTCCAAAAGAGTCCTACGCCAGAGGAGATGTAGAAAAAGGGTTTGCCCAGGCGGATGTGGTGCTGGAGGAATCCTACCGGACGGAATGCGAGGTGCAAACCCCGATGGAACTTCACGGCTGCGTGGCGTATTGGGACGGTGGACTTCTCATAATTAATGAATCCACCCAGGGAGTCTATGCCGTGCAGAGTAAAGTGGCCCAGGTCATCGGGCTTCCGCTCTCCAAGGTCCGGGTCATCGGCCGCTATATGGGCGGGGGATTCGGCAGCAAGCTCCAGCCGGGCAAGTACACGGTGATCGCCGCCCTCCTCGCCAGAAAGACCGGCAGACCGGTCAAACTTTTTCTCTCCAGAGAAGAAACCTTTCTTTGCACGGGCAACAGGCCTCCGGCAAACATGAAACTCAAGGCAGGGGTAAAAAAGGACGGAACCCTTACGGCGCTGGAATTTTCCGTAACCGGGACCGGCGGGGCCTATCCGGCAGGCGGAACCACATTGGTGGACTGGCTCATCAGAGATCTTTATACCTGTCCCAATGTTCGCACCGAAGCCACCGACGTATATATCAATGCGGGACCGGCGCGCCCTTTTCGCGCCCCCGGACATCCCCAGGGGTCCTGGGCATTGGAACAAATGCTGGATGCCCTGGCAGAGGCTATTGAAATGGATCCGGTGGAGTTGCGGCTCAAGAACATTCCTTCCCGCAGTCAGGCCCGGTCCAACGCCCCCTATACCACCACCGGATTGAAGGAATGCCTGGAACAAGGCGCCCTCGCCTTTCACTGGAAAGAGAGAAAAGACCAGGTTAAGAATGCGGCACCCGGAGATTTTCTGAAAAAAGGCGTGGGCATGGCTGCCTGTTTATGGGTTGCAGGCGGGGGGGGACCGCCCTCCACGGTGATCATAAAGCTTTTTGCAGACGGAAGCGTAAACCTGAATATGGGAGCCAGCGACATCGGAACAGGGACCAAGACCATAATGGCCATGGTGGTGGCGGAAGAATTGAATGTGGAGACCGATATGATTCAGATTGAGCACGCAGACACAGGGACCACGCAGTACGCGACCCCCAGCGGCGGGAGCAAGACCGTCCCCACCGAAGCCCCTGCAGTGCGAGCTGCCGCAATCGACGTGAAACAGCAGCTGCTCCGGATGGCTGCAGAAGACTTGAAAATGGACGTTTCCGATCTTCGTTTCCAGAAAGATATGATCGTCGCAGAAAAAGATGCTTCTCAAAAAATCAAAATTCAGGACATTTCCACCCTGAAAAAACGGGGAGTGGTGGTCGGGATAGGATACCGGGGCCCCAATCCTGAAGGCAAAGTGGTCAACCCTTTTGCCGCACAGTTCTGCGAAGTTGAAGTGGACACCAGAACGGGAGAGGTCAGGATTATGGACTTTCTCGGCGTTAATGAGAGTGGCCGGGTGATGGACCGTCTGACATACGACAATCAGGTTTACGGCGGGATCACCATGGGCATCGGATTTGCCATGACCGAGATGCGCATTCTCGATGCCCGTGGAACCGGCAAAATGGTGAACAGAAACTGGCACGATTACAAATTGCCCACTGCACTGGATGTCGCCCCCCATATGGAATCCCTGCCTATTGATTTGGCTGATCCCGAGGCGAACATCACCGGGGCAAAGGGACTGGGCGAGCCGGTAACCATCCCCACAGCCGCCGCCATAGCCAATGCAATCTATCATGCCACCGGCGTTCGCATCACGGAAACCCCCCTTAATCCCGTCCGGCTCAGCATGATTTTTGCCGACCGTTTAGAGGAGAAATAG
- a CDS encoding xanthine dehydrogenase family protein subunit M translates to MLSNFAYVRAHSVREAVKHLAWDNARLHAGGTDLLGCLRDHVFHADKVVSISRLNALKGIRETAQGGVRIGALTTITEVAENSILNRRFKALARGASEVASPQLRNQGTLGGNICQKPRCWYYRGEFDCLRKGGDRCFAVGGENQFHCIFGGDSCYIVHPSDTAPALVALDATVRIVGQRGTRTVPMADFHVPPGRDVLRDTVLDPDEIVTEIAVPPAPSGLRSSYRKVRARRSWDFALAGVALAIVFNGDIVDSAKVVLSGVAPVPWRSMEVEEIITGNPLNAEVAAKAAEAAVKNASPMEKNGYKIPLLRGVIEEELLAAAGA, encoded by the coding sequence ATGCTGTCAAATTTTGCCTATGTTCGCGCACATTCCGTAAGAGAGGCGGTGAAGCACCTGGCATGGGACAACGCCAGGCTCCACGCAGGCGGAACCGATCTTCTCGGATGTCTTCGAGACCATGTATTTCACGCCGACAAGGTGGTAAGCATCAGCAGGCTCAATGCGTTGAAAGGCATTAGGGAAACCGCTCAAGGCGGTGTCCGCATCGGGGCCCTCACCACCATTACCGAGGTGGCGGAGAATTCCATTCTCAACCGCCGGTTCAAGGCCTTGGCCCGGGGGGCCTCTGAAGTGGCGAGCCCCCAGCTTCGGAACCAGGGAACCCTGGGCGGCAATATCTGTCAGAAACCCCGGTGCTGGTACTATCGCGGTGAATTTGATTGCCTGCGCAAAGGCGGTGATCGATGTTTTGCAGTGGGCGGCGAAAATCAGTTTCACTGCATATTCGGCGGCGATTCATGCTATATCGTCCATCCCTCTGATACGGCCCCCGCACTGGTGGCGCTCGATGCCACAGTGCGGATCGTCGGCCAGCGGGGGACCCGGACGGTGCCGATGGCCGATTTCCATGTTCCCCCCGGCCGGGACGTTCTCAGGGATACGGTGCTTGATCCGGACGAAATCGTCACGGAAATTGCGGTGCCTCCGGCCCCTTCGGGCCTTCGAAGTTCCTACCGCAAGGTGAGGGCCCGTCGCTCCTGGGACTTTGCCTTGGCCGGCGTGGCCCTGGCAATCGTGTTCAATGGCGACATCGTAGACTCGGCCAAGGTGGTGTTGAGCGGGGTTGCGCCGGTACCCTGGCGCTCCATGGAAGTGGAGGAAATCATTACCGGAAATCCCTTGAATGCGGAGGTGGCGGCAAAGGCCGCTGAAGCGGCCGTCAAAAACGCCTCTCCCATGGAAAAAAACGGTTATAAGATCCCCTTGCTGCGCGGGGTAATAGAGGAAGAACTCCTGGCCGCTGCCGGTGCATAA
- a CDS encoding transglycosylase SLT domain-containing protein: MLRRLLGIIPPILLLFLLTCSFAEAFEQSLHKNHFDEYFRKYSRKYFGTHFDWRYFKAQAIAESRLHPQARSPNGALGLMQLLPNTFTEVIQKNARIQGKITDPRSNIEAGIYYDKILWELWSADRDFKDRLNFMFASYNAGKHTILQAQKIAIKKGLNPYTWPSIATTLPAVNGDGSRETVIYVDRIHKIKKRLHSTPEITGVENTADMGHRE; this comes from the coding sequence ATGCTGCGACGATTACTAGGGATAATTCCGCCGATTTTGTTATTATTTTTATTGACGTGTTCATTTGCGGAAGCATTCGAACAATCTTTACATAAGAATCATTTTGACGAATATTTTCGGAAATATTCCAGAAAATACTTCGGAACGCATTTTGACTGGCGCTATTTCAAGGCCCAAGCCATTGCAGAATCGAGGCTTCACCCCCAGGCGAGATCGCCGAATGGCGCGCTCGGGCTGATGCAACTCCTGCCAAATACGTTTACCGAGGTTATTCAAAAAAACGCCAGGATTCAGGGTAAAATCACCGATCCGCGTTCGAATATTGAGGCAGGGATATATTATGATAAGATATTATGGGAATTGTGGTCAGCGGATCGCGACTTTAAAGACAGGCTCAACTTCATGTTTGCATCATATAATGCGGGGAAGCATACCATACTCCAGGCACAAAAAATCGCCATAAAAAAGGGCTTGAATCCCTATACATGGCCGTCCATTGCCACAACCCTGCCCGCGGTCAATGGAGATGGAAGTCGAGAGACTGTCATTTATGTTGACAGAATCCACAAAATTAAAAAGAGATTGCACAGCACCCCCGAAATTACAGGAGTTGAGAATACTGCAGATATGGGGCATCGAGAGTAG
- a CDS encoding CBS domain-containing protein: MKVKEIMTPNIEFVSANDTIKKAAEKMKALNVGAMPVGAEDEAVGIITDRDIVIRSTARGLDPEKHKVMEAVTEHPVSADEEDDINTIVDLMEKNQIRRVIVKDKDGKVTGIVSLGDLAVHLQKELAGEVLEKISEPSRPAR, translated from the coding sequence ATGAAAGTAAAAGAAATCATGACCCCCAATATCGAGTTTGTTTCTGCCAATGACACCATCAAGAAAGCGGCCGAAAAAATGAAGGCCCTCAACGTCGGCGCCATGCCTGTTGGTGCCGAAGACGAGGCTGTCGGTATTATAACCGATCGTGACATCGTTATTCGCAGTACCGCCCGGGGCCTTGACCCGGAAAAACATAAGGTCATGGAGGCGGTAACGGAACATCCCGTCAGTGCAGATGAAGAGGACGACATAAATACGATCGTCGACTTAATGGAAAAAAATCAGATACGTCGGGTGATTGTCAAAGACAAGGACGGTAAGGTGACCGGGATAGTTTCTCTCGGTGATCTGGCAGTACACCTGCAAAAGGAACTGGCGGGGGAGGTTTTGGAAAAAATATCAGAACCCTCCAGGCCGGCTCGCTAA
- a CDS encoding PRC-barrel domain containing protein: MFWSTRNLMEVVIQAEDGEVGRCKDLLVDDRHWCIRYMVANTHKWLPGRKVLISPIALGEPEPALLNIPVKMTRDQIASSPPLDTDAPVSRKYEREYFKNFGWPPYWIGMEPWGAVPYPHLAFEMKQEIHDKTEKEPEERLLRSIKELADYAILARGQEIGHLHECMVSTPAWVVRYLVVDISKWYQIKGRRILIIPECVTDIDWSKKTIDTSIGEEDVKDCPEYNQETPLERNFEMVLHDYYGWPRYWENGHR, encoded by the coding sequence ATGTTCTGGAGTACCCGCAATCTCATGGAAGTCGTCATCCAGGCCGAAGACGGAGAAGTCGGCCGATGCAAGGATTTGCTGGTTGACGACAGGCACTGGTGTATTCGGTATATGGTTGCCAACACCCATAAATGGCTCCCGGGCCGTAAGGTGCTCATCTCTCCCATTGCATTGGGAGAGCCCGAACCGGCATTGTTAAATATTCCGGTTAAAATGACCCGGGATCAAATAGCGTCCAGTCCGCCGCTGGATACGGATGCGCCGGTATCCCGCAAATATGAGAGGGAATATTTCAAGAATTTTGGCTGGCCCCCGTATTGGATCGGCATGGAACCCTGGGGGGCGGTGCCTTATCCACATCTGGCATTCGAAATGAAGCAGGAGATCCATGACAAAACAGAAAAAGAGCCGGAAGAGCGCCTCCTGAGGTCGATCAAGGAATTAGCCGATTATGCGATATTGGCCCGAGGTCAAGAGATAGGCCACCTCCATGAGTGTATGGTAAGTACACCCGCCTGGGTCGTGCGCTATTTGGTCGTGGACATCTCGAAATGGTATCAGATCAAAGGCCGCAGAATTCTGATTATACCGGAGTGCGTAACCGATATTGACTGGAGCAAAAAAACGATTGATACCAGCATCGGCGAAGAGGATGTCAAGGACTGCCCGGAGTACAATCAGGAAACACCGCTGGAAAGAAACTTTGAGATGGTATTACACGACTATTATGGCTGGCCAAGGTATTGGGAAAATGGTCATCGGTAA
- a CDS encoding HPF/RaiA family ribosome-associated protein translates to MIIPLEISFRGIRKTEAMDTLIQDQVKKIERLHDHITSCRIAVERRHQHQRSGHPFRIRINIKIPPGHEIVVSKDSSEGDIHDRLQAVLKDAFEAAGRQLKTIVEKQRGETKQHAQQSTGAFVSKLFRDEGYGFLQDLDGREIYFHKNSVLSDGFERLEPGTGVRYVEEPGEKGPQASTVQIVDKPGATIKEEE, encoded by the coding sequence ATGATTATACCGCTTGAGATTTCCTTCAGAGGCATCCGGAAAACAGAGGCAATGGATACCCTTATCCAAGACCAGGTGAAAAAGATCGAGCGCTTGCATGATCATATCACCAGTTGTCGCATCGCCGTAGAACGGCGCCATCAACATCAGCGCTCAGGGCACCCGTTCCGCATCCGTATCAATATAAAGATTCCTCCGGGTCATGAGATCGTGGTGTCCAAAGATTCGAGTGAAGGAGATATTCACGACCGGTTGCAGGCGGTCTTAAAGGATGCTTTTGAGGCGGCCGGAAGACAACTGAAGACCATTGTTGAAAAGCAGAGGGGAGAAACAAAACAACACGCCCAGCAGTCAACCGGGGCCTTTGTATCCAAACTTTTTCGAGACGAGGGATACGGTTTTCTACAAGACCTGGATGGGCGGGAAATATATTTTCATAAGAACAGCGTGCTCAGCGACGGATTTGAGAGGCTTGAGCCGGGCACCGGGGTCCGGTACGTGGAAGAACCGGGAGAAAAAGGTCCGCAGGCCAGTACCGTCCAGATCGTGGATAAGCCGGGAGCTACCATAAAAGAGGAGGAATAG
- a CDS encoding YbhB/YbcL family Raf kinase inhibitor-like protein: protein MKLTSSVFGHEGKIPAKYTCDGENVNPPLSILEVPGNARSLVLLMEDPDVPKDLKEDGMWDHWVVFNMPPDLREIVEGNDPRGIGGIGTNGKKGYSGPCPPDREHRYFFKLYALDTTLQLADKPTKADVQNAMAGHILEHAELMGRYERP from the coding sequence ATGAAACTGACCAGTTCGGTCTTCGGGCACGAAGGAAAAATCCCGGCCAAATATACCTGTGACGGAGAAAATGTGAACCCGCCGTTGAGCATCCTGGAGGTTCCCGGGAACGCCCGAAGTCTGGTCCTGCTCATGGAAGACCCGGACGTACCCAAGGACCTGAAGGAAGACGGCATGTGGGACCACTGGGTGGTTTTCAATATGCCCCCCGACCTTCGTGAAATCGTGGAAGGGAATGACCCCCGGGGCATCGGAGGAATCGGCACCAACGGCAAGAAGGGGTATTCCGGGCCGTGCCCCCCGGACAGAGAGCACCGATATTTCTTCAAACTGTATGCCCTGGACACAACGCTGCAACTCGCGGATAAACCCACCAAGGCCGATGTACAAAATGCCATGGCAGGCCATATCCTTGAACATGCCGAGTTGATGGGCAGGTATGAGAGGCCCTGA
- the glgX gene encoding glycogen debranching protein GlgX has protein sequence MKIWPGKPYPLGATYDGVGTNFSIFSEAAEKVELCLFDEAGAETRVDLPEILGFCWHGYLPAIEPGQRYGFRVYGPWAPEEGLRCNPNKLLADPYAKAMEGAVDWNEAVFPYRFKDPEGSVNEDDSAPFVPKSVVINPFFDWGTDQPLGIPLHQTIIYEVHVKGFTARHPGIPAEIRGTYAGLSHPAAIAYLVDLGITAIELLPVHQFIHDAHLMERGLSNYWGYNSIGYLAPHNDYSSRGQLGQQVQEFKQMVKTLHEAGLEVILDVVYNHTSEGNHLGPMLSLKGIDNGAYYRLMEDDLRYYMDYTGTGNSLNMRHPHVLQLIMDSLRYWVTEMHVDGFRFDLASTLARELHEVDKLSAFFDLVQQDPTVSQVKLIAEPWDVGEGGYQVGNFPPLWSEWNGKYRDCVRDFWRGQPQTLGEFAFRFTGSSDLYESTSRKPNASINFITAHDGFTLNDLVSYNEKHNEANGEENRDGENHNRSWNCGVEGHTDDPDVNRLRDRQKRNLLATLILSQGVPMLLGGDEIGRTQQGNNNAYCQDNEISWYDWETIDQGLLAFCRELIRYRKDHPVFTRRGWFQGKPIHGGEVKDIAWFTLEGEQMAEEDWGQGIANSLGIFLNGQTIPNPNPWGDPTTDENFYIIINAHFEPLRFKLPGSTWGRHWEIVFDTISGWRAQEEITVEADAEMELDQRALCVLRAIDNEDREQRKITGVPEPVYSPVQGL, from the coding sequence ATGAAAATATGGCCGGGTAAGCCGTATCCCCTGGGCGCCACCTACGATGGCGTGGGGACCAATTTTTCCATCTTTTCCGAAGCCGCTGAAAAGGTGGAGCTGTGTCTTTTCGACGAAGCCGGGGCCGAGACCCGTGTGGATCTCCCCGAAATCCTTGGTTTCTGCTGGCATGGATATCTCCCGGCAATAGAGCCGGGGCAGCGCTATGGGTTTCGTGTGTATGGTCCATGGGCGCCCGAGGAGGGTCTCAGGTGCAACCCGAATAAGCTCCTGGCCGATCCCTATGCCAAGGCCATGGAGGGAGCGGTCGATTGGAATGAGGCGGTCTTTCCCTATCGATTCAAAGATCCTGAAGGATCCGTCAACGAGGATGACAGCGCCCCTTTCGTTCCCAAATCCGTTGTGATCAATCCCTTCTTTGACTGGGGAACCGACCAGCCGCTGGGAATACCGCTGCACCAAACCATCATCTACGAGGTCCATGTAAAGGGATTTACCGCACGTCACCCCGGAATCCCGGCTGAAATCCGCGGGACATATGCCGGGCTTTCTCATCCCGCAGCCATCGCCTATCTCGTTGACCTGGGAATAACGGCCATAGAACTCCTACCGGTCCACCAGTTCATTCACGATGCGCACCTGATGGAGCGGGGTCTCAGCAACTACTGGGGGTACAATTCCATCGGCTATCTGGCGCCCCACAACGACTACTCCAGCAGAGGCCAGCTCGGGCAGCAGGTCCAGGAATTCAAACAGATGGTAAAAACCCTCCATGAGGCCGGCCTGGAAGTGATCCTGGACGTGGTGTACAACCACACGTCGGAGGGAAATCATCTGGGGCCCATGCTCTCTTTAAAGGGGATCGATAATGGCGCCTATTACAGGCTCATGGAAGACGATCTTCGGTATTACATGGATTATACCGGCACCGGAAACAGCCTCAACATGAGGCATCCCCACGTGCTCCAGCTCATCATGGATTCCCTCCGGTACTGGGTGACGGAGATGCATGTGGACGGTTTCCGGTTTGATCTCGCCTCCACCCTGGCGAGGGAACTCCACGAAGTGGACAAACTCTCCGCCTTTTTCGATTTGGTCCAGCAGGACCCGACCGTCAGCCAGGTAAAGCTCATTGCGGAACCCTGGGACGTGGGAGAAGGGGGCTATCAGGTGGGCAATTTCCCTCCGCTCTGGTCGGAGTGGAACGGAAAGTATCGCGATTGCGTCCGTGATTTCTGGCGTGGCCAACCCCAGACCCTGGGTGAATTCGCCTTTCGGTTCACCGGCAGTTCCGATCTTTACGAAAGCACCTCCAGAAAGCCGAACGCCAGCATTAATTTCATCACGGCCCACGACGGATTCACTCTCAACGACCTGGTCTCCTACAACGAAAAACATAACGAGGCCAACGGCGAGGAGAACCGTGACGGGGAGAATCACAATCGCTCGTGGAACTGCGGTGTGGAAGGTCATACGGACGACCCCGACGTAAACCGCCTGCGAGATCGCCAGAAGCGCAACTTACTTGCGACGCTGATCCTTTCCCAGGGCGTGCCCATGCTCCTGGGCGGAGATGAAATCGGGCGCACGCAGCAGGGAAACAATAATGCCTACTGCCAGGACAACGAGATCTCATGGTACGACTGGGAGACCATCGACCAGGGTCTTCTTGCCTTTTGCAGGGAGCTCATCCGTTACCGCAAAGACCACCCCGTCTTTACCCGGCGAGGCTGGTTTCAGGGAAAACCCATTCACGGGGGTGAAGTCAAGGATATTGCCTGGTTTACCCTGGAAGGCGAGCAGATGGCCGAGGAGGACTGGGGACAGGGGATTGCCAATTCATTGGGAATTTTTCTCAATGGACAAACCATTCCCAACCCGAATCCATGGGGCGATCCCACCACGGACGAAAACTTTTACATCATCATCAACGCCCACTTTGAACCGCTCCGCTTCAAGCTTCCCGGTTCAACATGGGGGCGGCATTGGGAGATTGTTTTTGACACGATCTCCGGATGGAGGGCTCAAGAAGAAAT